The genomic interval TGAGAATATAGAATCTGCGCTAATCCAAACTGACATGGGGATTGATATGGCGGCAGAATTAATTGATAAATTAAAAGCGGGGGTTGAAGCTGATATTTCGGAAGAGGAAATTTATGGATTCCTATCCCGCGAGATCAGATCAAAATTCTCCGGTCAGGATTGGGATATTGACGTTGGTGATGACCTACCCGCAAAGCCTTATGTTATAATGGTCGTGGGAGTGAACGGAACCGGAAAAACTACCACCGTCGGAAAATTGGCAAATTTACATAAAAGGCTTGGAAGGAAGGTATTGCTGGCTGCCGCCGATACATTTCGCGCCGCTGCCGTTGAACAGCTCACCGTATGGTCGGAGAGAGCCGGAGTTGATTTAGTCAAAAGCGACAGAGGAGCGGAACCGGCGTCTGTGGCACATAACGCTCTCACGTCCGCTCAATCACGAGGAATGGACGTTTTGATAGTTGATACGGCAGGGCGCTTGCATACGAGTAAAAATCTGATGGAGGAGCTGAAAAAAATAAAGCGGGTACTCGGAAAGGATGA from Candidatus Neomarinimicrobiota bacterium carries:
- the ftsY gene encoding signal recognition particle-docking protein FtsY, with translation MKTIFQKFVSGLSKTRSKFRATLSAAVSRASNLDEELLENIESALIQTDMGIDMAAELIDKLKAGVEADISEEEIYGFLSREIRSKFSGQDWDIDVGDDLPAKPYVIMVVGVNGTGKTTTVGKLANLHKRLGRKVLLAAADTFRAAAVEQLTVWSERAGVDLVKSDRGAEPASVAHNALTSAQSRGMDVLIVDTAGRLHTSKNLMEELKKIKRVLGKDDETSPHEILLTLDANNGQNAHRQAKEFNEMVGVTGIVLAKLDGTAKGGIVLSINNELDIPVKYIGVGEDLEDLEPFEPEAFASSLFYAGEYD